In one Geoglobus acetivorans genomic region, the following are encoded:
- a CDS encoding CBS domain-containing protein, translating to MKAKEIMNPDVIYEELPSTRESVLELFKKYGISAVPVLKDGKLAGIVTRKDILRKIDEDQLALLMTPDPTYISPDVDVKEVIRILNTTHFRRLPVVDGDELVGIITVRDIVKVLAEKNVEIPIKEYIRNSTTSVWEETPLNVAGEMMRIANAEACPVLDSDARVVGIVDEKILLTESLIEDFIESREYASSSDSDDTWAWEGIRDYSVKYFEVSVLKLPKEPVKKFMKTPVFANPQTSVSKVAKEMIGNDLDYLPVLDFNERFVGMISDKDLLGVFEQVEI from the coding sequence ATGAAGGCGAAGGAAATTATGAACCCGGATGTGATCTATGAAGAACTGCCCTCAACAAGGGAAAGTGTCCTCGAACTCTTTAAAAAATACGGTATTTCAGCCGTACCTGTGCTCAAGGACGGAAAGCTTGCCGGAATTGTTACACGGAAGGACATCCTGAGAAAAATAGATGAGGATCAGCTTGCTCTGTTAATGACTCCTGATCCGACATACATCTCACCTGATGTTGATGTTAAGGAGGTTATACGCATCCTGAATACCACACATTTCCGGAGGTTGCCGGTGGTCGATGGTGACGAGCTTGTCGGAATCATCACGGTCAGAGATATTGTCAAGGTTCTGGCCGAAAAGAATGTGGAGATACCGATCAAGGAATACATAAGGAACTCAACAACGTCTGTCTGGGAAGAGACCCCTCTGAATGTCGCTGGAGAAATGATGAGGATTGCCAATGCGGAGGCGTGCCCTGTACTCGACAGCGACGCGAGGGTTGTTGGTATTGTAGATGAAAAAATTCTGCTCACCGAGTCTCTGATTGAGGACTTCATAGAATCGAGGGAGTATGCATCTTCAAGTGATAGCGACGATACCTGGGCCTGGGAGGGCATAAGGGATTACTCGGTCAAGTACTTTGAGGTCAGTGTTCTGAAGCTCCCTAAGGAACCTGTAAAGAAGTTCATGAAAACGCCTGTATTTGCGAATCCACAAACCAGCGTATCAAAGGTTGCAAAAGAGATGATCGGTAACGATCTGGACTACCTGCCGGTTCTCGATTTCAACGAAAGGTTTGTCGGAATGATTTCCGACAAGGACCTGCTGGGAGTGTTTGAGCAGGTTGAAATATAA